Genomic segment of Alligator mississippiensis isolate rAllMis1 chromosome 6, rAllMis1, whole genome shotgun sequence:
TTCCCTGTACAGAAGTTTTGTTGTTAAAATGTAAAGAAGCAGTTTGCTTAAATGCCTGAGATTATAAGAACAGCTAAATCCAGAATACAACCACAGACTTCTTAACCATCTCCTATCACACAGATTTCCCAACTGAATGCATGAAATATGCATTTGGTAGTACTTTATTTCCTACCCAGATTGACTCCATGCTTTGCGATATATAAAGTGCCTTACATTTATACATCATAGCCATACACTTACATATATGACCCTTTCTCCTGATAATATTTAGAATCCAGGTAgatatttaatatattaaaaaatctaCCTATTCAAGAACTGAAGCAacttacaatttgttttttttgtgtgatAATGGTACTTCAGCCACATTGCCATACCCGCTCCTGTAAGCGGACAGACTGCCATCTATCCTGGTTGTCATGTAGGAAACACCCTCTGGCAATTCAGCAACAATTATCTGACAGCATTTTTGGAGAAACCCAGAAGTCTCTTTTGGACTAAAGAATCAGGGGAGCAAGGGCTAAAGCTTGGAGCCTTCActtagacaaggttttttggctgaatccgatatcttttattagattaacttaagtagttagaaaaaaacatttagcaagcttttgggtttaaaaacccttcatcaggctgaggaagtttctgcagttggtgtgtgctctttctggatagaatgaatagtaaagaagcctagaccaacacagctacaacctacacccctgctatCTGACGTCACTTTTGTAACTATGAGAGATTTAGCTAGCAGAGGCACTTGAGCTAGAACTATAGCAGCATGGTAATAAAGAGTACATTGCTAACACAGACAGTTTCCCAAGGCATTTTGGCACCTAGTAGGGTACAGCCAACACCTTTGTCTCTGGGTAGAGACAAATGGGCAGCCAGTGTAGATCCTTGAGGGATGTTACAACCTGCCAAAAAATGGCATGCTCAAAATGCAAGCTGCTGGATTCTGCACTGACTTCAGTCTTCAACTGGTTTTAAAAGGTAGATATTCCTCAGAGTACAATGTAATAGGCTATGCTCATTATCTCAAGACTAAACAGTTGCAGCTGGCTTTACATCCAAGAAAAAAGGCTGTAGTCTCCTAGTCATATGCAGGTGGCAAAAAGCTCACTGGATTACTATTTAATGATAAAAAACAGAAGCTAGGAGTCAAAGACAAAAATCACTGTTAAGTTGTAAATGCTTACAACTTTTGGCAAATGAACTTCTTCAAAGAGACTGGTATAACTTCTATCCTGTTCAGCTGTTTCCCCCAGCCAACTATCACATCACTCTTGTATGGGTTATGTTTCAGTCAATTCATGTCCCAGTCTCAGTTAAATACTGAACTGATGAGCTGCATCATCCAAATCAAACAGAACAATACATTGTTGGGTGTCATCAATACACTGAAATACTGCATACCTACTGTCAACAGTATCATACACACACTGAATAGTGGCTTCCCATATTCAGAAGCTTTTCAAGAATCTTAATAACTGCCCATAATTGGTTTTTAAGATTGAAGAGAGGacgagagagagaaggaaaaaaaccccattgaAGAACAGCTCCATTCACTTCTGTGAACATTCTAAAGCGAATCAACGATATCTTGTATAAACTCTACTGAAGGCCTCCAATAGGTTCAGTACCACTAGAATAGTTGCCTAGTTCAAATCTGTTGCCACAATAACAGTGAAtgtaattttttaaagtttgggtcTTCAAATATTTTCTTCCCCAGGCATCTGGGAGTGAGGGTAATGGAGTTTGTTTCATAGTCAAACCTATGAACTGTGGTCAAGCCATCAAGATACTGTGAGGACTGTGACAATACAGCCTTCTCTACACTCTTGAGAAATAAGATCTAATTCTGACCGATAACTAGCAAGATTGAGTTTATCAAGTAATGTCTTCTTGAGCAACCAgacaaaataatcaaaataatcATAATTATCAAAATAATATATACTTTCTAAGAAAGGCACAGACAATCTTTACAAGCCAGGAAGGGGATTGAATTCAAAGCACAAGTTGTGGAACAAGCTGAACAATTCTAGTAATTCAGGGAGCACAACTTCCTGAAACTCTAGCAGAGAATATGagtccctttctcctcctccctcccgcTCCCAGAAAAATCTTGCTGTCATCACAGAAGCAAAACAGCCCATCCTTAGTCTGATCAGTCGTGTCTGCAAaccagtaggtgcatctacaggagacactTTATAAAGcattagactaatgtgcagtaaagcatcaccatctacatgtgtgcagcaattactgcgcagtaaattggTCTAATGCACCATCtcctagtacctgtagatacaggtactagaaatcagcACATTAAACTCATGcaccaaagcacatgtgtagacactgaccaggaacAAATAGCTCCTGTTCAGCTTAGGCAGCAAGGtgccacagggggcagggagagctgtcccagcttgaCAGGACACTGCCTTCCAGTCACATGTAGATACGACCAGTAAGCAGTAGGAGAGACTCAGGCCAGATGTTGAGCTGACATAGCCTTTTTTAGATGATATATAGACAATCTGTTAAACCTGTACTGTTGTAGATTTTGAAGATGCTGTTGTGGACATACTGAACtttttctttgcttctctcaTAGACATGCACACACTTTATGATGTAGTTCCCCAAGTTCCTTTCATTTCCTGTTTTTGTAAATCATTTGCAAACTATGGCAGCCTGAGAAACAGAAGCTGGTACCTGAAGTTAACCACATCAGTAGTGGAGGACAAACACATCCTAGTGTCATGCCAGCCCATCAGAAGAGAAATCTGTCAGTGGAACAAGATTCTTCCTTATAGCTTTTTGGAATATTTTTGGCCCCATTTATCTTATAGGATAGAAAGCCCATCCAGATATGTCTCTCATCCCAACAAAAGATATCTGCCCCAATATTAAGTGCAGGTTGTAATGGTTCATCCATTATATACCCATTGCCTAACTTCCAATCCCAGtccaaaaaaaattgcaaaagatGACAAGATATGCAAGGTGATCCAGTAACCAAATACAGTTAGCCCAGCGGTCAGGAAATCCTGCAATGCCTCAGATTCACATTCTGTATTCAAACAGAAGTTGCCAAGAACAATCAGTCAATATCTGTATTTCAAAAGATATTGTAGCTAGGAATTAGTTGGCTCACAAAGTTGATTCACCAATGGACTGTTAGCTCTGCTGCACTTAAACTACGGTTATTGGAAACCTATCCCAGGAGTTACATACTACATGGAGAAACTTAAAAAGACATTGCTTTGGAAAGGGAGAACTGCACCTTAAGTTGGACACAGTCTGAGCATGACTGTACCTTCTTTTTTGTTGATTCGTCACTAAAAATATTAATCTTCTTGAACCATGGCCAAGATGCTGGTCTCCTTAACCCAACCTCCTAAGGGTTTTAACATcaaattaatagaaaaaaaattatttatttaacagTCTCTCTACAAAATTGGCAccatctttttctctcccttcctaACTGCCACAGGAACTGAGGACTTAAGAGTCCCCACAACTGCACTTCACCCATGGCTTTCCCTGTTTCCAAATAGCACTGCTGTTCCACATGCTCCATCACTTGATAATGGCCAAAGAAGCACCTTACTATAACTGTTTCATCCAAAGTGACACTATGGTTGACTGCCAAAGGCAtcttaaaaagataaaaataaacacaaaatacACATTCTTAATATGCCCAATATTCACTAATTTCATACTAAAGGGCCATACACCCTACAGTGCCTCACCATCTCTTCCCTGTTGCTAAGAGATTAGTCTAGACTCTCTTAACAGGCATGTTTCCTTACTGGTCCTTTTTTCCCAGTCCTAATTTTATGCTCAAACTTACCTATTGAAAGTGACAGAGATATAAGCGTCTCAAAGTTATATTCTCAACAAATATCTGTTCAGTAAAGAGGACTGAGTTTCCACCGTTACAGTTGGATTCAAAGCTAACCAGATATTTAAAGGATTAATAAGATCCTTGATGGGCAATGTGATTGAGCCTCTAACACTGATAGAAAGAACTGTGCTTGATTTGTGGAGCAGGGTGGTTGCCTTTTTTCCTGTTTAGTTGTCTGACATCCACAACAGAAGCAGGTAGTAAAGACTAGTTTGGCACTTCTTGCAAAGTATTTGTGATTCATGCCAAATCATGAGACTATAGACTGAACCCAAGAATCAAGTCTCATTGTTCCTCCTGACAATGCTACTACTGAACTATACCATGGAGGTTTTAGACATGACAGACTCAAAGGAAAGCACATGTAAAACTGCCACAGATGTCTTacagccacagcaattaatgtgCTCTGATTTTAAATAAGTTTCTTTTGCTTTCCTTAAAAATATCAAATAGATAGGTAATGATCATGAAGtagtttgaaacacatagcatATTCGAATATTTTCAATGTCATTTATATCAACATATAGCTGTATGCTCCTTGTCTGCACTTTTTATTAGTGATTTTACTGCTAAGACATCTTGCACAGTCCGACTCAAGGAAGAGGAATTTTGAACCTTCCACAGGTTGTTCCACTTGTTTTTGCAGTCAGATTTCTTAAAACCACAATAGAATCTGCAGGTAATTTTAACTATATCTACAATATGCATTACATATGTAGGTGTATTCCTGAAATAAAACCATGCATCATTCATTTAAGtttattaaatatttcattttacacaGTCCAGGTCATCAACAGCATATTTACATTTTAGAGTTACTTACCATAATTTTGTAACATCACTTCCTCCGTATATTTGCTATTATTTGTACTTTGGATTCCATGTGATAAGTTTCCTTAAACTAAAGCCAGGATTTTGCAAACACTTAGTACCACTATGGTACCAAGCAGTACCATAAATCAATGAGCTTACACTCATACAGAAGAATGAGTGTCTGTGCTAAAGTGGTagcctagatcaggggttggcaaccttttgccagtgccagcagctgcttgcGACCCTGTCCTCGCATTTCCCCAGTGATCAGCAGGCGCTAAGAAGAGACCAGAGAGAAAAACACAGGCAGGCCCTAGGAATCTGGGGACACCTCCTCTGCTTCTGTGGCTGGAACTGCTACCGATTTACCAAGCAGGATTCCAGtctctttgcaggctggactGAGCAGACAGGCTGTAAATTGACAATCCCTGGCCTAAAATGAATAAATTATTCTTGATATTTCTATACCACCCAAAAGGTTCCAAATGATATTAGACCTCATTGTGCTATAGGAACACAAACAAGAAAATTAAGTCTCTCTTTAAATAGACAGGAGAAAGATCCAAGTGAAGAGACCTGGGCTGAGATTAATGACAGAGCCAAGGATAAAAACCAGAGTAAAAGAGGGCAGGTGGTGTGAGCAGTTACAGCTCCACTGAAGCCATACCAACTGCAGCTCTTGTTCAAGCTTTCCGATTCATGCTGTAATGCCCCATTTACTAGATTGCTGTCTCATTATTCTCTTAGGACTTTTATACACAACGAAAAGGACACAGCTGGAAGCTAGGGCATTTAGACATCATCTTGTCTTTCTTGAGGATTTTCAGAAACCCAGTACCCAAAGACACCTGAAAAAGTCTGAAGACAACACCCCccgggggaaaaaaacccttcaaaagtACATCTCTCCTTACCTTCATTCCAACCGCCCATTACACCTAAAATTGTAGGCATAGAGGTATACAATTCATCTGCTTTTAAATCCATTAACTCAGGGGAAGTTCTTGTAAGTTCTTGTTCTACCTGAGCCACAGACCACCTCTTGGGTATCACCTCCGATTCTCGCTCACACTGATAGTCAGGACCAGCCTCCTCATTTTCTGTGTTGAGGTAAATTTCCTCTCTGTGTTGAGAAATGTGGTTAGACTCCAACGCCCCGTAACTTCCACTGCTCTGCTCAGGTTTGTTTGATTTGTACTGCACAAATCCCTGGTTCAGTCGTAGATGCTTTCTGCGCCTTTTCATTGAGCCGAGCTTTTGAATTCTTTTGGTTATTGGTCCTTCTGGCTGTTGGATATTCATTTGTGGAGAAGGGCAACTGTTGTAATTACTCCAGGAATTTTCATTATCCATTCCTGCCTTTTCATCTGGGATGATGTGGGAGCGTCGGGGGTTGCTTTTGGCTTTCCTTCGCGACCGATAAAACGACGGACTGTCAGATCCGCTATTAAGGCTTTTGGCTGAGAGGGTGAAATAATGATCCTTCTCCTTTTCATTAATGTCCAGTGAGGATTTAATGAACGTTTTACACACACTAAGAATATCTGTCATCTGCAGATAGCTCGCTGCTGACATGACTTCAATCACATTTTGACCAGTGAGAGACAGTTTGCCTGAATACACAAAGTCCAGAATAACCACAAATGTCTCAGGAGAGAAAACTTCGAAAGAAGCAGTTGTTGGCTGACTAGTGTCCTTTGAGCTCTGGGAAAGGAGCATCTTGAAATAGCCGCTACTGGCAAACAGCACGTTTCGATGTGCTTTGAAAACCTGCCCCTCAACCAGGATGTTGCAGTCACAGAACAGGTCTTGCCTGCGTTGCTCATTGAGTTGCTCCAGGAGATGAGACTGATGGGATGAAATCTCCATCCCAAAGAGAGAAAGGGGAAGCGTGGCTCTAAAACAGAGAACAACAATCTTGACTTGGACAGTGCATTGGGGATGCCACCCTGGGTTTACCCATTTCACAAACCCAGttctttttctcttaaaaataaaaggacaGCCAGTAGTGTCACACTACGCGTTTCAGAAGGGGGGGAAACAAGGGCACGGCACAGCGCGGTAAGGAGAAGCAGGCAGAATTGTCACAGGGCTATGAAGGGGCTCAACGCAGCGAAAGGATCAGGGAAGATGTTCCCCACCCGTGACATCTGTTTCGCAGccgcagcagccgcagcagccgaAGTGACTGGGATCCCGCTTCGGAGCGCGCGGCAGGAGCCCGGGCGGCAGCGGGGCCGCCCCCTCCCCGCGCCATTGGCGGAGGCCGCCGTCACTCACCCGCACGCCCAGTCCGGAGCGgccctgcagccccgggagcCAGGGACGCCCGACGGCGCTAGACACGCCCGCCGACAGCGCCGAGCAGCCGCTCGCTCCCAGCCGCagcccccgcgccgcccgcccgccctccCGCCATCGCCTCCGCCCCCGCCATCGCCGGGCACGGAGCCCGACACGGGCTGCAGGGCGGCCCCCGGGCGCCTCGGGACACGAGCCCGGCAGCGCCCGCCCGCCCCAGGCTGCAGCGCGGGGCCCCATTGTGCGGCTCCCCAGTGCCCCgcgcagcccagcccggcccggcccgcctccctccttccctcgctcgctcgctcgctccctCCCGCCGCCCGGACCCGCTCCGCTCAGCCCTTTGTTGCCTCCTCCCGGCTCCTTGCAGCCGCGCCCGGGGCTGCAAATGGCGCCCGCTCCGCTCCcgtccgctccgctccgctccgcgccgcTCGGGCTGGGCTGATGCTCGTCTCCGCGCAGCGCCGGCTCGGGGCGTCGGCGGGCAGCGCCCAGCCCAGCCGCCAGCCCCTGGCGCCCCGGGGCCGCCCCAGCGCCGCGCCAGCCCCGCGCCCAGTCCGGCCTGGCGGCGGGCTGCGGAGCCGCCACTCACCGCTCGGCTTCGGCGGGCTGCGCCGCTCGCTCGCTGGCTCGCCGGTCGCCGCTCGGCCGGGGGGGGCAGCGGGACGCGCGTGCGGATCCCAGGCCCCGCTCGGGCTCGCCGTCGCCTTCACGGCCCGTCCCGCAGCCCCAAGCCGCGGAAGCCCGAGCGGGAGAGAAACAAAAGGTATTTGCTGACGTGGGCGTTGGACAGAGACGCCCGAGGGCTGGGGACACAATTAAAGGGGCAACGCACCGATTGCaggcgcagcccagcagcttcctccgccggagctcgcccgcaacccgGCTGCTTTCCTCTTCCCACGCCCACATGCTCCCCGCGAGGCCCGGAACATTATTTTCCGCAATAAATTGTTCTCGTTGGGCATCTGTCTGCAGGCCGTTGTACAAGCGAGAGAGAAGACTGGATTGCACAGGTCCGGGGCCGTTGGCTTGGGGAATGGCACGCGTGCTTATCCTTGTACTTGGGGGAGGTTTTCGACCAACGGGAGGGCAGGTGACAGCTGCAGAACGGACACTGGAAGTGTTTTGGTTTTGCTTCCCGTTTTTCTCTTCCACCCAAAAATAAAGGAGAAGTTTGGCATGTGGCACGGGTGGAGCTGCAGTCACGACCGTCAAATCACACCGCCGCCCGACAGGATGGAAGTGGGAGGGTGGACTCGGTTATTACCAGTCTTTTAAAAAAGATGAGAGCAGATGAGTGACTTAACGGTTTGCTTCTAAACCTTTCTTCCTCCCAACTTCTCGCTTCGGGCGTAAGAGGCTTCTTTCATGTTGTTTCCCGTTCTAATTTTAAATCAACTTTGTAGT
This window contains:
- the LOC102560043 gene encoding zinc finger and BTB domain-containing protein 8A isoform X1; translation: MWAWEEESSRVAGELRRRKLLGCACNRATLPLSLFGMEISSHQSHLLEQLNEQRRQDLFCDCNILVEGQVFKAHRNVLFASSGYFKMLLSQSSKDTSQPTTASFEVFSPETFVVILDFVYSGKLSLTGQNVIEVMSAASYLQMTDILSVCKTFIKSSLDINEKEKDHYFTLSAKSLNSGSDSPSFYRSRRKAKSNPRRSHIIPDEKAGMDNENSWSNYNSCPSPQMNIQQPEGPITKRIQKLGSMKRRRKHLRLNQGFVQYKSNKPEQSSGSYGALESNHISQHREEIYLNTENEEAGPDYQCERESEVIPKRWSVAQVEQELTRTSPELMDLKADELYTSMPTILGVMGGWNEDLPRMRFMCPFCTHTVKRRADLKRHLRCHTGERPYPCEACGKRFTRLEHLRSHFQTIHRAGKLICRKCKQHVTDLTGRVVQQGTRRYRLCNECLAEAGMDNIPNDDTDSEHPLLISIRNKNSRWPLEEEHRSDVEILKDESDKLVDQQVNNDSADEAEEKVKSNIR
- the LOC102560043 gene encoding zinc finger and BTB domain-containing protein 8A isoform X2, yielding MEISSHQSHLLEQLNEQRRQDLFCDCNILVEGQVFKAHRNVLFASSGYFKMLLSQSSKDTSQPTTASFEVFSPETFVVILDFVYSGKLSLTGQNVIEVMSAASYLQMTDILSVCKTFIKSSLDINEKEKDHYFTLSAKSLNSGSDSPSFYRSRRKAKSNPRRSHIIPDEKAGMDNENSWSNYNSCPSPQMNIQQPEGPITKRIQKLGSMKRRRKHLRLNQGFVQYKSNKPEQSSGSYGALESNHISQHREEIYLNTENEEAGPDYQCERESEVIPKRWSVAQVEQELTRTSPELMDLKADELYTSMPTILGVMGGWNEDLPRMRFMCPFCTHTVKRRADLKRHLRCHTGERPYPCEACGKRFTRLEHLRSHFQTIHRAGKLICRKCKQHVTDLTGRVVQQGTRRYRLCNECLAEAGMDNIPNDDTDSEHPLLISIRNKNSRWPLEEEHRSDVEILKDESDKLVDQQVNNDSADEAEEKVKSNIR